In Alosa alosa isolate M-15738 ecotype Scorff River chromosome 19, AALO_Geno_1.1, whole genome shotgun sequence, a genomic segment contains:
- the pax1a gene encoding paired box protein Pax-1a isoform X2 codes for MEQTYGEVNQLGGVFVNGRPLPNAIRLRIVELAQLGIRPCDISRQLRVSHGCVSKILARYNETGSILPGAIGGSKPRVTTPNVVKNIREYKQNDPGIFAWEIRDRLLADGVCDKYNVPSVSSISRILRNKIGTLSQPNQYETSKQPPQPGIPYNHIYPYSYPNAMSPTGTKMGNPGVPVTGISRGWPSAHTVSSILGMRPFMDPAAIAAEGYPPKMEDWGSVNRGTFSTAHGVNGIDKSAVDADIKYPQASSTLSSYVPACAYSPSNQYGVYSGPAGSYVTPAHHWQTQGTTLSHPSSGMTIHAGDIHSPMSFKHAARDGDRKPPSPLSKHEALNSIHGLNLPTSSS; via the exons ATGG AGCAAACATATGGGGAGGTGAACCAGCTAGGCGGGGTGTTTGTCAATGGACGTCCGCTGCCCAATGCAATACGGCTACGGATAGTGGAGTTGGCTCAGCTCGGGATACGACCTTGTGACATTAGTAGACAACTCCGCGTCTCCCATGGCTGTGTGAGTAAGATCCTAGCAAGATACAACGAAACTGGGTCGATTTTACCAGGTGCAATCGGCGGGAGCAAGCCACGGGTTACCACACCTAACGTGGTGAAAAACATAAGGGAATACAAGCAGAATGACCCCGGAATCTTTGCTTGGGAAATTCGAGACAGACTTCTAGCGGACGGCGTTTGTGACAAATATAACGTACCATCAGTCAGCTCTATTAGTAGGATTTTACGGAACAAGATTGGAACTCTGTCCCAGCCGAACCAGTACGAGACCAGCAAGCAGCCGCCGCAGCCAGGAATTCCATACAACCATATTTATCCCTATTCGTATCCAAACGCAATGTCACCTACTGGGACCAAAATGGGCAACCCTGGTGTGCCCGTCACGGGCATATCACGGGGCTGGCCCTCAGCACACACGGTCAGCAGTATCCTTGGTATGAGACCCTTCATGGACCCTGCAG CCATTGCTGCAGAGGGATACCCACCAAAAATGGAAGACTGGGGAAGTGTCAACAGAGGGACGTTTTCCACCGCTCATGGGGTGAACGGAATTGACAAATCGGCTGTCGACGCGGACATTAAATATCCTCAG GCATCGTCCACATTGTCCAGTTATGTACCTGCGTGTGCATACTCTCCCTCAAATCAGTACGGTGTCTATAGTGGTCCAGCTGGAAGCTATGTGACTCCAGCTCATCACTGGCAAACCCAGGGCACGACCCTATCGCACCCAAGCAGCGGTATGACGATACACGCGGGTGACATCCATTCGCCAatgtcattcaaacatgcaGCGCGAGACG GAGACCGTAAACCTCCCAGTCCCTTGAGCAAGCACGAGGCTTTGAACAGCATACACGGACTCAATCTTCCTACCTCATCATCATAA
- the pax1a gene encoding paired box protein Pax-1a isoform X1, protein MIAAEHVLHACITPEITVKSTTEQTYGEVNQLGGVFVNGRPLPNAIRLRIVELAQLGIRPCDISRQLRVSHGCVSKILARYNETGSILPGAIGGSKPRVTTPNVVKNIREYKQNDPGIFAWEIRDRLLADGVCDKYNVPSVSSISRILRNKIGTLSQPNQYETSKQPPQPGIPYNHIYPYSYPNAMSPTGTKMGNPGVPVTGISRGWPSAHTVSSILGMRPFMDPAAIAAEGYPPKMEDWGSVNRGTFSTAHGVNGIDKSAVDADIKYPQASSTLSSYVPACAYSPSNQYGVYSGPAGSYVTPAHHWQTQGTTLSHPSSGMTIHAGDIHSPMSFKHAARDGDRKPPSPLSKHEALNSIHGLNLPTSSS, encoded by the exons ATGATAGCGGCAGAGCATGTTTTACACGCCTGCATAACGCCAGAAATAACCGTAAAGTCGACCACGG AGCAAACATATGGGGAGGTGAACCAGCTAGGCGGGGTGTTTGTCAATGGACGTCCGCTGCCCAATGCAATACGGCTACGGATAGTGGAGTTGGCTCAGCTCGGGATACGACCTTGTGACATTAGTAGACAACTCCGCGTCTCCCATGGCTGTGTGAGTAAGATCCTAGCAAGATACAACGAAACTGGGTCGATTTTACCAGGTGCAATCGGCGGGAGCAAGCCACGGGTTACCACACCTAACGTGGTGAAAAACATAAGGGAATACAAGCAGAATGACCCCGGAATCTTTGCTTGGGAAATTCGAGACAGACTTCTAGCGGACGGCGTTTGTGACAAATATAACGTACCATCAGTCAGCTCTATTAGTAGGATTTTACGGAACAAGATTGGAACTCTGTCCCAGCCGAACCAGTACGAGACCAGCAAGCAGCCGCCGCAGCCAGGAATTCCATACAACCATATTTATCCCTATTCGTATCCAAACGCAATGTCACCTACTGGGACCAAAATGGGCAACCCTGGTGTGCCCGTCACGGGCATATCACGGGGCTGGCCCTCAGCACACACGGTCAGCAGTATCCTTGGTATGAGACCCTTCATGGACCCTGCAG CCATTGCTGCAGAGGGATACCCACCAAAAATGGAAGACTGGGGAAGTGTCAACAGAGGGACGTTTTCCACCGCTCATGGGGTGAACGGAATTGACAAATCGGCTGTCGACGCGGACATTAAATATCCTCAG GCATCGTCCACATTGTCCAGTTATGTACCTGCGTGTGCATACTCTCCCTCAAATCAGTACGGTGTCTATAGTGGTCCAGCTGGAAGCTATGTGACTCCAGCTCATCACTGGCAAACCCAGGGCACGACCCTATCGCACCCAAGCAGCGGTATGACGATACACGCGGGTGACATCCATTCGCCAatgtcattcaaacatgcaGCGCGAGACG GAGACCGTAAACCTCCCAGTCCCTTGAGCAAGCACGAGGCTTTGAACAGCATACACGGACTCAATCTTCCTACCTCATCATCATAA